One part of the Arabidopsis thaliana chromosome 4, partial sequence genome encodes these proteins:
- a CDS encoding F-box/LRR protein (BEST Arabidopsis thaliana protein match is: RNI-like superfamily protein (TAIR:AT4G05470.1); Has 118 Blast hits to 113 proteins in 8 species: Archae - 0; Bacteria - 0; Metazoa - 0; Fungi - 0; Plants - 118; Viruses - 0; Other Eukaryotes - 0 (source: NCBI BLink).) — MVHFGNDSLYSYIAQRSSNLRCLRLAMCYPLTGNGFVSAVMKLSFLEELDISQGYTQLDLKAIGHSCPLLKTFKLNRPSFSRFVKYDA; from the exons ATGGTACACTTCGGCAACGATTCTCTCTACTCCTACATCGCCCAAAG atCAAGTAATCTGAGATGCCTTAGGCTTGCAATGTGCTATCCACTAACTGGCAATGGATTTGTCAGTGCAGTCATGAAGCTCTCATTCCTTGAGGAACTCGATATTTCACAGGGCTATACACAACTGGATTTGAAAGCTATAGGCCACTCTTGCCCACTACTGAAGACATTCAAGCTAAACCGTCCTTCTTTCAGCCGGTTCGTTAAATATGATGCATAA